One Marasmius oreades isolate 03SP1 chromosome 2, whole genome shotgun sequence DNA segment encodes these proteins:
- a CDS encoding uncharacterized protein (BUSCO:EOG09264XLN) has translation MLAALRGAAHTTRKSFRAFSSTTSLANATKKDAESFRLLRNMVNAAAQNSQSATFIQNPNSQYRSFEYNTFITPDRLKYNNVLKTERRHLTRPKVGPSKREARKADPFYQLNIDPLDMALNPFVLNNYVSDMGKIYGRNVTNLTMKNQRRLGKAIRRAKMMGVIPVLSKRNILQNGVSNYRG, from the exons ATGCTCGCTGCACTTCGTGGGGCAGCGCATACAACGCGAAAGTCTTTCAGAGCATTCTCCTCGACGACAAGTTTGGCCAATGCCACCAAAAAAGATGCAGAGTCTTTCAGACTACTGCGCAACATGGTTAACGCAGCCGCCCAAAATAGTCAATCTGCTA CTTTCATCCAGAACCCCAACTCCCAATACAGATCTTTCGAATACAATACG TTCATCACACCCGACAGGCTCAAGTACAACAACGTTCTTAAAACCGAACGACGACATCTCACAAGACCAAAAGTTGGCCCTTCGAAACGCGAGGCTCGAAAAGCGGATCCCTTTTACCAATTAAATATAGACCCCCTCGACATGGCCCTCAACCCCTTCGTTCTGAACAATTATGTTTCCGATATGGGAAAAATTTACGGCCGCAATGTCACTAACCTCACCATGAAAAATCAGAGAAGGCTCGGGAAGGCCATTAGGAGAGCAAAAATGATGGGTGTCATTCCGGTTCTTAGTAAACGAAACATTTTGCAAAATGGGGTTTCCAATTACCGTGGCTAG
- the RPN11 gene encoding multicatalytic endopeptidase (MEROPS:MER0022005; BUSCO:EOG09263QB7): protein MDSDFSMMMPGAGGMPRGDSTTPDNGEVIHISSLALLKMLKHGRAGVPMEVMGLMLGEFVDEYTIQVIDVFAMPQSGTTVSVESVDHVFQTKMLDMLKQTGRPEMVVGWYHSHPGFGCWLSSVDINTQQSFESLNSRSVAVVVDPIQSVKGKVVIDAFRLINPQTVISGREPRQTTSNIGHINKPSIQALIHGLNRHYYSIAVNYRKTPLEESMLMNLHKRNWTEGLKLRDFNLHKESNEKSIKAMLTLSEAYNKSVQEESTLTAEQLKTRHVGKQDPKRHLEDAVEKAMGDQVVQNLGTMLLAEL, encoded by the exons ATGGACTCAGACTTTTCAATGATGATGCCAGGTGCCGGGGGAATGCCTCGAGGTGATTCAACTACTCCAGACAA CGGTGAAGTTATACACATCTCGTCGTTGGCACTTTTAAAG ATGCTTAAACACGGGCGTGCCGGTGTTCCGATGGAAGTTATGGGACTAATGCTCGGCGAATTCGTGGACGAATACACTATTCAAGTTATCGATGTTTTTGCAATGCCACAATCTGGAACAACAGTCAGTGTAGAGTCCGTGGACCACGTTTTCCAGACGAAGATGTTGGACATGTTGAAACAGACTGGCCG GCCGGAAATGGTGGTGGGCTGGTATCATTCGCATCCAGGGTTCGGATGTTGGTTGTCGAGCGTTGATATCAACACACAACAG TCCTTTGAATCTCTCAACTCTCGTTCCGTCGCGGTCGTCGTTGACCCCATACAGTCCGTGAAAGGAAAGGTCGTCATCGATGCCTTCCGTCTCATCAACCCCCAGACCGTTATCTCTGGACGTGAACCGCGTCAAACCACGTCAAACATCGGCCACATCAATAAACCATCGATACAAGCTTTAATCCATGGGTTGAATAGACATTACTACTCGATCGCCGTGAATTACCGGAAAACACCTCTTGAAGAATCCATGCTCATGAACCTTCACAAGCGAAATTGGACGGAGGGTTTGAAATTGCGCGACTTCAACCTGCACAAGGAGAGTAACGAAAAGTCCATTAAG GCTATGCTTACACTTTCCGAAGCCTATAACAAGTCGGTTCAAGAAGAGTCAACCCTAACTGCTGAGCAACTGAAGACACGGCACGTTGGGAAACAAGATCCAAAACGGCACTTGGAAGATGCAGTGGAAAAAGCCATGGGTGACCAAGTGGTTCAGAACTTGGGTACCATGCTTTTGGCGGAGCTATAA